A single window of Pseudarthrobacter defluvii DNA harbors:
- the argJ gene encoding bifunctional glutamate N-acetyltransferase/amino-acid acetyltransferase ArgJ → MTITAPQGFRAAGVTAGLKASGNPDLALVVNDGPSKAAAAVFTSNRVAAAPVHWSRQVVSDGRVDAVILNSGGANACTGPTGFQNTHSTAEKVAEVLGISATDVFVCSTGLIGEQLPMDKILPGVEAAAEALSTDGGPDAGTAIMTTDSVPKSALFIGTDADGQEFSIGGIAKGAGMLAPGLATMLVVLTTDADVQPEMLDVVLRDATRVSFDRADSDGCMSTNDTVVLLASAASGAVPSAEAFGAGLTQVCAELARKLIADAEGASHDIAIRTFNAASEADAETVSRSVARSNLFKAAIFGKDPNWGRVLSAVGTTDAAFEPDKLNVAMNGIQICRSGSIGDDRSLVDLEPREVLVEIDLQAGDAEATIWTNDLTHDYVHENSAYSS, encoded by the coding sequence GTGACCATCACCGCACCCCAAGGATTCCGCGCTGCCGGCGTCACCGCCGGGCTCAAGGCCTCCGGCAACCCGGACCTCGCCCTGGTCGTCAATGACGGACCGTCCAAGGCCGCCGCCGCCGTCTTCACCAGCAACCGGGTGGCAGCAGCCCCCGTGCACTGGTCCCGCCAGGTGGTCTCCGACGGCCGGGTGGACGCCGTCATCCTCAACTCCGGTGGAGCCAACGCCTGCACCGGCCCCACCGGTTTCCAGAACACCCACAGCACTGCGGAAAAGGTGGCAGAGGTCCTGGGGATCTCCGCTACCGACGTCTTCGTCTGCTCCACCGGGCTGATCGGCGAGCAGCTGCCCATGGACAAGATCCTGCCAGGGGTGGAGGCTGCCGCAGAAGCGCTCAGCACCGACGGCGGACCGGACGCAGGCACCGCCATCATGACCACCGACAGCGTGCCCAAGTCCGCCCTCTTCATCGGTACCGACGCCGACGGCCAGGAGTTCAGCATCGGCGGCATCGCCAAGGGCGCCGGCATGCTGGCACCCGGGCTGGCCACCATGCTGGTGGTGCTCACCACCGACGCCGATGTGCAGCCGGAAATGCTCGACGTCGTCCTGCGCGATGCCACCCGCGTTAGCTTTGACCGCGCAGACTCGGACGGATGCATGTCCACCAACGACACCGTGGTCCTGCTGGCGTCCGCGGCTTCCGGTGCCGTCCCCTCCGCCGAAGCCTTTGGAGCCGGGCTCACCCAAGTCTGCGCCGAGTTGGCCAGGAAGCTGATCGCCGATGCCGAGGGCGCCAGCCACGACATCGCCATCCGGACCTTCAACGCGGCCAGTGAAGCCGACGCCGAGACGGTCAGCCGCTCCGTGGCCCGCTCCAACCTCTTCAAGGCCGCTATCTTCGGCAAGGACCCCAACTGGGGACGTGTGCTCTCCGCCGTGGGCACCACCGACGCCGCCTTCGAGCCGGACAAACTCAACGTGGCCATGAACGGCATCCAGATCTGCCGGAGCGGCAGCATCGGCGATGACCGCAGCCTGGTGGACCTGGAACCCCGCGAGGTCCTGGTGGAGATCGACCTGCAGGCAGGCGACGCCGAGGCCACCATCTGGACGAACGACCTCACCCACGACTACGTCCACGAAAACAGCGCCTACTCCAGCTAG
- the argC gene encoding N-acetyl-gamma-glutamyl-phosphate reductase — MTISVAVSGASGYAGGEVLRLLAGHPGVTIGAITAHSNAGSRLGELQPHLHGLASRILEDTTVENLSGHDVVFLALPHGASAEIAAQLPEGTVVIDAGADHRLEDPAAWEKFYGSAYAGTWPYGLPELPGQREALKGAKRIAVPGCYPTSALLALTPGFAAHLLEPDDVVIVSASGTSGAGKAAKVNLIGSEVMGSMSPYGVGGGHRHTPEIEQGLSNAAGEQVTVSFTPTLAPMSRGILTTATAKVKAGTTAAELRLAWAEAYEDEPFVHLLPEGQWPTTKSVQSSNHAAMQLAFDAHTGRVIVTCVIDNLTKGTAGGAVQSMNIALGLPETAGLNLQGVAP, encoded by the coding sequence ATGACTATTTCTGTTGCGGTTTCGGGAGCCAGCGGCTACGCCGGAGGAGAGGTCCTCCGGCTTCTTGCCGGGCATCCCGGAGTGACCATCGGTGCCATCACGGCCCACAGCAACGCCGGTTCGCGCCTGGGTGAGCTGCAGCCGCACCTGCATGGGCTGGCCAGCCGCATCCTTGAAGACACCACCGTGGAAAACCTCTCGGGTCATGACGTTGTCTTCCTCGCCCTGCCGCATGGTGCTTCCGCTGAAATCGCCGCCCAGCTGCCGGAAGGTACTGTGGTCATCGACGCCGGCGCCGACCACCGCCTCGAAGACCCCGCCGCTTGGGAAAAGTTCTACGGCTCCGCCTACGCGGGCACTTGGCCGTACGGACTTCCGGAGCTGCCCGGCCAGCGCGAGGCCCTCAAGGGCGCCAAGCGCATCGCTGTTCCCGGCTGCTACCCAACCTCAGCCCTCCTGGCGCTGACCCCCGGGTTTGCTGCCCACCTGCTGGAGCCCGACGACGTCGTAATCGTTTCCGCGTCCGGCACCTCCGGCGCGGGCAAGGCCGCCAAGGTCAACCTGATCGGCTCCGAGGTCATGGGCTCCATGAGCCCCTACGGTGTGGGTGGCGGGCACCGGCACACTCCGGAAATCGAGCAGGGCCTGTCCAACGCGGCGGGGGAGCAGGTCACCGTATCGTTCACGCCCACCCTTGCCCCGATGAGCCGCGGCATCCTGACCACCGCCACGGCCAAGGTCAAGGCCGGCACCACGGCGGCCGAGTTGCGCCTGGCCTGGGCGGAGGCGTACGAGGATGAGCCGTTCGTCCACCTGCTGCCGGAAGGCCAGTGGCCCACGACCAAATCGGTCCAGAGCTCCAACCATGCCGCCATGCAGCTGGCCTTCGACGCCCACACCGGACGGGTGATCGTCACCTGCGTGATCGACAACCTCACCAAGGGCACTGCCGGCGGCGCCGTGCAGTCCATGAACATTGCACTCGGCCTGCCGGAAACCGCCGGCCTCAACCTGCAGGGAGTAGCCCCGTGA
- a CDS encoding quinone oxidoreductase family protein yields MTHAIVARQAGGPEVLEYAEVEPPVPGPGQILFKVGAAGVNFIDTYKRSGTYKVQYPFTPGSEAAGTVEAVGEGVTGFAVGDRVATAEGINCYADYALVDEDAALPVPKGLDIFTAAALPLQGVTAHYLMNSTFKVEPGHKVLLHAGAGGVGLLLIQLLKARGAEVITTVSTDGKEQLALDAGADHVLRYDGFAERVREITSGTGVDVAYDGVGKDTFDGSLAALRIRGMLVLFGAASGPVPPFDPQRLNAAGSLFLTRPTMGHYLRDAAERRWRSDEVFAAASDGSLKVRIGARYPLSQAGQAHRDLEGRKTTGKVLLVP; encoded by the coding sequence ATGACGCACGCAATCGTCGCACGGCAGGCAGGCGGACCGGAAGTCCTTGAGTACGCAGAGGTCGAGCCCCCTGTTCCAGGCCCCGGGCAGATCCTGTTCAAAGTCGGGGCGGCGGGCGTCAACTTCATCGATACCTACAAGCGCAGCGGCACCTACAAAGTCCAATACCCCTTCACGCCCGGCTCGGAGGCTGCCGGCACGGTCGAGGCAGTGGGCGAAGGCGTCACCGGCTTCGCAGTGGGTGACCGGGTGGCCACCGCCGAAGGCATCAACTGCTACGCGGATTACGCACTGGTGGACGAGGATGCAGCGCTGCCGGTGCCGAAGGGGCTGGACATCTTTACCGCCGCAGCACTCCCCTTGCAAGGAGTCACCGCCCACTACCTGATGAATTCCACGTTCAAGGTGGAGCCCGGCCACAAGGTCCTGCTGCATGCCGGGGCCGGCGGTGTGGGGCTGCTGCTGATCCAGCTGCTCAAGGCACGAGGCGCTGAAGTCATCACCACAGTCTCCACTGACGGGAAGGAACAGCTCGCGCTCGACGCCGGCGCGGACCACGTGCTGCGCTACGACGGCTTTGCGGAGCGGGTCAGGGAGATTACCAGCGGCACCGGCGTGGACGTCGCCTACGACGGCGTGGGGAAGGACACCTTCGACGGCTCCCTCGCAGCGTTGCGGATCCGGGGAATGCTGGTGCTGTTCGGAGCGGCCTCCGGCCCCGTTCCGCCGTTCGACCCCCAGCGCCTCAACGCCGCGGGTTCCCTGTTCCTGACGCGCCCCACCATGGGCCACTACCTGCGGGACGCGGCGGAGCGGCGCTGGCGCTCGGACGAGGTGTTCGCCGCCGCGTCCGACGGCAGCCTGAAGGTCCGGATCGGTGCGCGCTACCCGCTCAGCCAGGCCGGGCAGGCGCACCGCGACCTCGAGGGCCGCAAGACCACGGGGAAGGTTCTCCTGGTTCCCTGA